Proteins co-encoded in one Brassica oleracea var. oleracea cultivar TO1000 chromosome C4, BOL, whole genome shotgun sequence genomic window:
- the LOC106337048 gene encoding uncharacterized protein LOC106337048 — MMLMLNLIAFLRRRIRKAKISGEDPTPSSNEFSSTAAIHPNPEKPIRVATFNAAMFSMAPAVPNNNNNNNSTEFTAGLPLRSKSTLDRPRSILKQSPLHPINNNMKQERFAKSRLRVSINLPYNEISRQLSFREDHSPLRPALSFSGDLPSTRTVLDVLRELDADVLALQDVKADEADQMRPLSDLAAALNMNYVFAESWAPEYGNAVLSKWPIKTSNVLKIFDHSDFRNVLKATIDVPGSGEVEFHCTHLDHLDENWRMKQVHAIIQSTDVPHILAGALNSLDESDYSSERWTDIVKYYQEMGKPMPKAQVMRFLKSKEYTDAKDFAGECESVVVVAKGQSVQGTCKYGTRVDYILASADSPYQFVPGSYSVLSSKGTSDHHIVKVDLVKARAVNVDEEQPKRQTQQRATTTTIYNDPSLTKASWRTHYYKA, encoded by the exons ATGATGTTGATGTTGAACCTCATTGCTTTCCTCCGCCGCCGTATCCGGAAGGCCAAAATCTCCGGTGAAGACCCCACTCCCTCCTCCAACGAGTTTTCTTCCACAGCCGCCATTCATCCAAACCCTGAGAAACCCATCAGAGTCGCCACCTTCAACGCTGCTATGTTCTCCATGGCTCCCGCCGTCCCCAACAACAACAACAACAACAACTCTACTGAATTTACTGCTGGTCTCCCACTCCGCTCCAAGTCAACTCTTGACCGTCCCAGGAGCATACTTAAGCAGTCTCCGCTTCACCCCATTAACAATAATATGAAACAAGAGAGGTTCGCTAAATCGAGGCTAAGGGTCTCCATCAATCTCCCCTACAACGAGATTAGCCGCCAGCTCAGTTTCCGTGAGGATCACTCCCCTCTCAGGCCAGCTCTCTCTTTCTCCGGCGATCTCCCCTCCACCAGAACGGTTCTTGATGTGCTGAGGGAGCTAGACGCTGACGTGCTTGCTCTTCAGGACGTGAAGGCTGACGAGGCTGACCAAATGCGACCCCTCTCCGATCTGGCGGCTGCCCTCAACATGAATTACGTCTTTGCCGAGAGCTGGGCGCCCGAGTACGGCAACGCCGTTCTCTCCAAGTGGCCCATCAAAACCTCCAATGTCCTCAAGATCTTTGACCACTCTGATTTCAG GAATGTGCTGAAGGCGACCATAGATGTACCGGGGAGCGGGGAAGTGGAATTTCACTGCACTCATCTAGATCACTTGGACGAGAATTGGAGAATGAAGCAAGTCCATGCAATTATCCAATCAACTGATGTCCCACACATACTTGCTGGCGCTCTCAATTCTCTCGACGAGTCCGATTACTCTTCCGAGAGATGGACCGACATTGTCAAG TATTACCAAGAGATGGGTAAGCCAATGCCAAAAGCCCAAGTGATGAGGTTCTTAAAGAGCAAAGAATACACTGACGCCAAGGACTTTGCTGGAGAATGCGAATCTGTCGTAGTCGTCGCCAAAGGCCAGA GTGTACAAGGAACATGCAAGTACGGGACACGCGTGGACTACATACTGGCTTCCGCCGATTCTCCTTACCAGTTCGTGCCGGGGTCGTACTCGGTTTTGTCTTCTAAAGGAACATCTGATCATCACATAGTGAAGGTCGATCTTGTAAAAGCCAGGGCTGTTAACGTCGACGAGGAACAACCAAAAAGACAGACACAGCAGAGAGCTACGACGACAACTATATATAATGATCCATCTCTTACAAAGGCCTCCTGGAGGACGCATTACTACAAAGCGTGA